A window of the Haloarcula litorea genome harbors these coding sequences:
- a CDS encoding helix-turn-helix domain-containing protein, which yields MAKYSTGSGGSDAGGSCELCGADGDLRTADVAGATLQVCSDCARDHGEAASSGSDDGSRDDQDRKRKAAQNAAKLHDAQQGDAAHWESGADYDDDQLPYLVPDYGSRVTEARQERGLQTGELAEKLDLDEDTVLAVEQGRATQANVGGSTITLLEDFLDVELADAR from the coding sequence ATGGCGAAGTACTCGACCGGCAGCGGGGGGTCGGACGCCGGCGGGAGCTGCGAGCTCTGTGGTGCCGACGGCGACCTCCGGACGGCCGACGTCGCCGGGGCGACCCTGCAGGTGTGTTCGGACTGCGCCCGCGACCACGGTGAGGCCGCGAGTTCGGGCAGCGACGACGGGAGTCGCGACGACCAAGACCGCAAGCGCAAGGCCGCACAGAACGCGGCGAAGCTCCACGACGCACAACAGGGCGACGCCGCTCACTGGGAGAGCGGTGCCGACTACGACGACGACCAGCTCCCCTATCTGGTCCCCGACTACGGCAGCCGCGTCACCGAGGCACGCCAGGAGCGGGGCCTCCAGACCGGTGAGCTCGCCGAGAAACTGGACCTCGACGAGGACACCGTGCTCGCCGTCGAACAGGGCCGGGCTACCCAGGCCAACGTCGGCGGTTCGACCATCACGCTCCTCGAAGACTTCCTCGACGTCGAACTCGCCGACGCCCGCTGA
- a CDS encoding acyl-CoA dehydrogenase family protein has protein sequence MELSPEQRAIRETVREFAAEEVRPTAAAADREESFPEGVWDALAEIDLTGLTTPAEYGGFDADRRTYAIVNEELAHGSLAVATALSVHCLATSCIAEFGSEAVREEWLPEMVDGRPVGAFALSEPQAGSNPRGMSTVARREGDGYVLNGEKMWITNGRRSGVVVVFAKTDPDDPDSITQFLVPKDSDGLAVGEPEEKLGLRASDTTSLTFDGVEIPERYRLTEVGEGLAAALSILNGGRVAIAAQSVGLAQAALDEALDYAREREQFDRPIAEFQAIRHKLAEMATTVRAGRLLTWDAASRMDRGEDARQAASMAKYFASEGALEVTNEAVQIHGGYGYTTDYPVERFYRDAKVTTIYEGTTEIQKNVVARELLGD, from the coding sequence ATGGAGCTCTCCCCCGAGCAGCGTGCGATCCGCGAGACGGTCCGCGAGTTCGCGGCCGAGGAGGTCCGCCCGACGGCCGCGGCGGCCGACCGCGAGGAGTCGTTCCCCGAGGGCGTCTGGGACGCGCTGGCGGAGATCGACCTGACCGGCCTGACGACGCCGGCCGAGTACGGCGGCTTCGACGCGGACCGGCGGACCTACGCCATCGTCAACGAGGAGCTGGCCCACGGATCGCTGGCCGTCGCGACGGCGCTGTCGGTCCACTGTCTCGCCACGTCCTGTATCGCCGAGTTCGGCAGCGAGGCCGTCCGCGAGGAGTGGCTCCCGGAGATGGTCGACGGCCGCCCGGTCGGTGCGTTCGCCCTCTCGGAGCCACAGGCCGGGTCGAACCCGCGGGGGATGTCGACCGTCGCGCGCCGCGAGGGCGACGGCTACGTCCTAAACGGGGAGAAGATGTGGATCACTAACGGTCGCCGCTCGGGCGTGGTCGTCGTCTTCGCCAAGACCGACCCCGACGACCCGGACTCGATCACGCAGTTCCTCGTCCCGAAAGACAGCGACGGGCTCGCCGTCGGCGAACCGGAGGAGAAGCTCGGCCTGCGGGCCAGCGACACCACGTCGCTGACGTTCGACGGGGTGGAGATCCCGGAGCGCTACCGGCTGACCGAGGTCGGCGAGGGGCTGGCGGCCGCCCTGTCGATCCTCAACGGCGGTCGGGTCGCCATCGCCGCACAGTCGGTCGGGCTCGCACAGGCCGCGCTGGACGAGGCGCTCGACTACGCGCGGGAGCGCGAGCAGTTCGACCGCCCCATCGCGGAGTTCCAGGCGATCCGGCACAAGCTCGCCGAGATGGCGACCACGGTCCGGGCCGGGCGGCTGCTGACCTGGGACGCCGCTTCGCGGATGGACCGGGGCGAGGACGCCAGGCAGGCCGCGAGTATGGCGAAGTACTTCGCGAGCGAGGGCGCGCTGGAGGTGACCAACGAGGCCGTCCAGATCCACGGCGGCTACGGGTACACGACGGACTACCCCGTCGAGCGGTTCTACCGCGACGCGAAGGTGACGACCATCTACGAGGGGACCACCGAGATCCAGAAGAACGTCGTCGCCCGCGAACTGCTCGGCGACTGA